GCCGCCAAAGCCTTCTTGAAAAGTATCAGCACAAAAACTGACATTGAGCATATGAATCTTATCCGGCATAATATGGTCTTTAAACCGCCCCGGAAAATTCATAATGCGGTCGTAGGCTATTGAACCAGTGACGGCTATTTTTGTATTTTTGGTCATAGTATTAATAAATTCAAAGCACAAAGCTCAAAATTCAAAACAAATCCTAAATTATAATATCTAAATTCAAAACTTTTGTAATATATAGGGTTTTGAATTTTAATTTTTAATTATTTGGTATTATTTTGTACTTTGAATTTTGAAATTTGAATTTAACAAAACTAATTAACCAATCAACAAATTAACTATTCCTCTAACTCATCCCCTTCGCTGCATCCCCAATCATAACCAATCTCAGGGTCATTAAACGGCGCTCGGTGTTCGTCCGGATTTTCATGGTTGTAGGTCCTGGTTATAGTATTAATTAAAACAGCCGGCTGATCACCTAAAGCAGTAAAGCCATGGTAAACCCCTTGAGGGATAAAAACTAGCCTCGGATTATCTTCACCAATTTCAAAGTCATTGATTTCGCCTTTGGTTGGCGAGCCTTCCCGGCCGTCATAAAGAGCTACCTTGGCCATCCCTTTAACCACACAAAAGTGGTCATTTTGCTTATCATGATAATGCCAGGCCTTGGCATAGCCGGGTTTGCAAGTGGTTAGATAAACCTGGCCGAACTTTTCAAAAAAAGGGTCATCGTTTCGCAAAATTTCCATGAGATAACCCCGGTCGTCTTTAATCTTTTTTAGTTTTTTGGTTTGTACGCCTTGAATCATATATTTATAATTAATTACTATTAAAATAATATTTTATTTATTTATTTATTATAACACCAAATTTATTAATTTACAAAAGTGTCATTTTCTGTTATAGTTTCAGATGAAATCATAAAAAAATTACCGCTCAAATGTCAAAAATATTAATGACTGGCGGAGCTGGATTCATCGGCTCTAATGTCAGTAAAAAACTTTTAAAAAGAGGTAATCAAATTGTCTGTGTTGATGATTTTAATGATTATTATAACCCAAAATTAAAAGAAGACCGAATAAAAATATTTCTTAAAGATTATAAATTTCCGGTATACCGAGTGGATATCAGAAATTATACCAGTTTAAAAGAAATTTTTGAAAAAGAAAATATTGACAAAATTTGCCATTTGGCGGCCCGGGCCGGGGTCCGAGCTTCTATTGAAGATCCTTTTATCTATCAAGAAACTAATATTAAAGGTACTTTAAATCTTTTAGAATTAGCTAAAGAATATAAAATAAAAGATTTTATTTACGCTTCTTCTTCTTCAGTTTACGGCGGTAATACTAAAATTCCTTTTGCTGAAAAAGACTCAGTTGACGCCCCTATTTCCCTTTACGCCGCCAGTAAAAAAGCTGATGAGTTGATGGCTCATGTCTATCATAATCTCTATAATTTAAATTGCACTGGTCTCCGCTTTTTCACGGTTTATGGGCCTTGGGGTCGGCCGGATATGGCCCCGATAAAATTTGCGAAATTAATTTCTAATGATAAACCAATCGATGTTTACAATTATGGCAAGCACGAAAGAGATTTTACCTATATTGACGATATAGTTCAGGGAACTGTCGCGGCCCTTGACCACCCTTTCCCTTACGAAGTTATAAATCTTGGTAACTCAAATACTGTTAAGCTTGAATATTTTATTTCCTTACTCGAAAAAGAGCTCGGCAAAAAAGCCCAAAAAAATATGCTTTCAAAGCAACCCGGCGATATGGAAATAACTAACGCCGATATCACAAAAGCAAAATCACTTTTAGAATTCGAGCCAAAAACAAATATTGAAGAAGGTATAAAAAAATTCATAAATTGGTTCAAGGAATACTATGGAAAATAATATAAAATATTCAGTAGTGGTGCCTGTTTACAACGAAGAGGATAATGTTCAGCCTCTTTTTCAGGAAATCAAAGAGGTTATGCTTAAATTGAATGAGCCTTTTGAAATTATTTTTGTTAATGACGGCTCTTCTGACTCTACTCATCAAAAATTAAAAACCCTTTCCCCTATAAAAATTATTGCTTTCCGGAGAAACTTTGGGCAAACCTCTGCTTTAGACGCCGGTATTAAACACAGCCAGGGAGATTTTATTATTACTTTGGATGGCGACGGACAAAACCCGCCGGCCGAAATTCCTAAACTGATTGAAAAAATAAAACAAGGTTATGATGTAGTTTCTGGCTGGCGTTATAATCGTAAAGATAATCTTTCCAAAAGAATTATTTCAAGAGGAGCTGATTTTTTAAGAAAGCTATTTGTTAAAGATAAAATACACGATTCCGGCTGTACTCTAAAAATTTATAAAAAGAAATGCTTTAAAGATATACAACTAATGGGCGAAACTCATCGTTTTATTCCGGCTATGCTCCGCTGGCAGGGTTTTAAATTAGGGGAAATTAAGGTAGAGCACCTTCCTAGAAAAAGAGGTTATACTAAATATACCTGGAAAAGAGTTTTAAAAGGTTTTATTGATATGCTTTCTGTCTGGTTTTACCGCAAATACACAGGCCGGCCGCTTCATCTTTTTGGCGGACTAGGAATTATTATCGGCGGAGGGGGTTTTATGATGGGTCTCTATCTAGCTATCGCCCGCTACTTTTTTGGCTATTCTTTGCAAAACCGCATCTGGCCCTTAGTTTCAATTTTTATGGTTTTGGTTGGTATTCAGCTTTTTATTTCCGGTCTTTTAGCTGATATTTCGGTTAAAAATCATTATCAAGGTAAAAAAAATATTTATAACATCAAAGAAATTATTGAAAATTAATATTTATGTCTGACAAATCTTATCGTAGCATAATGAAAGCCACTAGTTGGCGGATTATCGCTAGCCTAACTACAGTTTCTTTAGTCTATTTTTTTACTGGTAAATTAACTTTATCCTTGGAAATCGGTGGTCTAGAAATAATTTTCAAAATACTTTTTTATTACTTTCATGAAAGAATATGGAATAAATCAAAGTGGGGTACCAAAAATAATAATAAATAAAATTTATGGAAAAATACGAAATTAATTATCTTAGACAATTAGAAAGCGAGGCAATACATATTATTCGAGAAGTAGTGGCAAATTTTAAAAATCCGGTTATGCTTTACTCTATCGGCAAAGATTCCTCTTGCCTGTTAAGATTAGCTCAAAAAGCTTTTTACCCCGGAAAAATTCCTTTTCCTCTGATGCAAATTGATACTGGTTATATATTTAAAGAAATGTATGAATTCAGAGAAAAAATTAATAAAAATAACAATTTAAAAATAATAGTTTATAAAAATGAGGATCCAGTAGCTTTATCCATGAAGGCTAATCAAGCTCACAGTGAAGAATACATCTATCATAAAAAAACCAAGCCATTACTGGAATCTATTAAAAAATATGAGTTTGACGCGGCTATTGGCGGATCCAGAAGAGAAGAAGAAAAATCCCGAGCTAAAGAAAGAATTTTTTCTCCACGAACCAAAGAAGGTGTTTGGAATCCCAAAGATCAAAGACCTGAGTTATGGCATCTTTATAATACCCGAATAAAAGAAAAGGAATCCATGAGAATTTTCCCTCTTTCGGATTGGACCGAAATAGATATTTGGCGTTATATTAAGCTGGAAAAAATTGAAGTAGTGCCGCTTTATTTTGCTAAAAAAAGAAAGGTAATTAAAAGAAAAAATATTTATTTGCGTCTTGATGAATATGTTTCTCCCAAAAAAAACGAGGAAGTACTTGAAATAAATTGTCGTTATCGAACACTTGGTTGTTCGCCTTCTACTGGAGCTGTTCCTTCCACGGCCACTACAGTTGATGAAATTATTGAAGAGCTCATAGAAGCCAAGGATTCTGAAAGACAAAATAGAGCCATTGACCAAAATTCAGACAGTGCTATGGAAGATAAAAAAAAGGAGGGTTATTTTTAAATGAAAAATATAAATAATAACGAAAATATTGAATTAGTTAATTTAGTGGCTGCTGGCAGTGTTGACGACGGCAAATCCACTCTTATCGGCCGGCTGATGTATGATTCCAAAGTAATCTCTGCTGACCAACTTAGAACCGTTAAAATAACCAGTAAAAAAAGAGGTTTTGAGGGTATTGATTTTTCTCTTTTCACTGAC
This sequence is a window from Patescibacteria group bacterium. Protein-coding genes within it:
- the cysD gene encoding sulfate adenylyltransferase subunit CysD, which translates into the protein MEKYEINYLRQLESEAIHIIREVVANFKNPVMLYSIGKDSSCLLRLAQKAFYPGKIPFPLMQIDTGYIFKEMYEFREKINKNNNLKIIVYKNEDPVALSMKANQAHSEEYIYHKKTKPLLESIKKYEFDAAIGGSRREEEKSRAKERIFSPRTKEGVWNPKDQRPELWHLYNTRIKEKESMRIFPLSDWTEIDIWRYIKLEKIEVVPLYFAKKRKVIKRKNIYLRLDEYVSPKKNEEVLEINCRYRTLGCSPSTGAVPSTATTVDEIIEELIEAKDSERQNRAIDQNSDSAMEDKKKEGYF
- a CDS encoding GDP-mannose 4,6-dehydratase, giving the protein MSKILMTGGAGFIGSNVSKKLLKRGNQIVCVDDFNDYYNPKLKEDRIKIFLKDYKFPVYRVDIRNYTSLKEIFEKENIDKICHLAARAGVRASIEDPFIYQETNIKGTLNLLELAKEYKIKDFIYASSSSVYGGNTKIPFAEKDSVDAPISLYAASKKADELMAHVYHNLYNLNCTGLRFFTVYGPWGRPDMAPIKFAKLISNDKPIDVYNYGKHERDFTYIDDIVQGTVAALDHPFPYEVINLGNSNTVKLEYFISLLEKELGKKAQKNMLSKQPGDMEITNADITKAKSLLEFEPKTNIEEGIKKFINWFKEYYGK
- a CDS encoding DUF2061 domain-containing protein, whose protein sequence is MSDKSYRSIMKATSWRIIASLTTVSLVYFFTGKLTLSLEIGGLEIIFKILFYYFHERIWNKSKWGTKNNNK
- a CDS encoding dTDP-4-dehydrorhamnose 3,5-epimerase family protein, which encodes MIQGVQTKKLKKIKDDRGYLMEILRNDDPFFEKFGQVYLTTCKPGYAKAWHYHDKQNDHFCVVKGMAKVALYDGREGSPTKGEINDFEIGEDNPRLVFIPQGVYHGFTALGDQPAVLINTITRTYNHENPDEHRAPFNDPEIGYDWGCSEGDELEE
- a CDS encoding glycosyltransferase family 2 protein, with product MENNIKYSVVVPVYNEEDNVQPLFQEIKEVMLKLNEPFEIIFVNDGSSDSTHQKLKTLSPIKIIAFRRNFGQTSALDAGIKHSQGDFIITLDGDGQNPPAEIPKLIEKIKQGYDVVSGWRYNRKDNLSKRIISRGADFLRKLFVKDKIHDSGCTLKIYKKKCFKDIQLMGETHRFIPAMLRWQGFKLGEIKVEHLPRKRGYTKYTWKRVLKGFIDMLSVWFYRKYTGRPLHLFGGLGIIIGGGGFMMGLYLAIARYFFGYSLQNRIWPLVSIFMVLVGIQLFISGLLADISVKNHYQGKKNIYNIKEIIEN